A window from Urocitellus parryii isolate mUroPar1 chromosome 1, mUroPar1.hap1, whole genome shotgun sequence encodes these proteins:
- the Lrrfip1 gene encoding leucine-rich repeat flightless-interacting protein 1 isoform X2 has product MASPAGSQNKEIDCLSPEAQRLAEARLAAKRAARAEAREIRMKELERQQKEIYQVQKKYYGLDTKWGDIERWMEDSERQSRRSRRSTSASDEDERMSVGSRGSLRSQPDVEYGGPYAWTNGYDGELYGSQSLSRRSGRNSSSGGDGRFSTLSSCREEKLGLSCSELGLPVGGLAHKPLSAQNGNRPCYLSSAARPAGRYPVSLLDESSLSGARRGGACGSRAPSEYSGHLNSGSRASSRASSARASPVVEERPEKDFAEKGSRNMPGLSAATLASLGGTSSRRGSGDTSISIDTEASIREIKELNELKDQIQDVEGKYMQGLKEMKDSLAEVEEKYKKAMVSNAQLDNEKTNFMYQVDNLKDTLLELEEQLAESQRQYEEKSKEFEREKHAHSVLQFQFAEVKEALRQREEMLEEIRQLQQKQESYIREISDLQETIEWKDKKIGALERQKEFFDSIRSERDDLREEIVKLKEELKKHGIILNSEIANNGETSDTLNNVGYQGSTKITKEELNALKSAGDGTLGRATEVKVKNEIVENMGKRAILQNTEQEQHKEDTVKDYVSHPGENVEEQKTSGDSAPSPGPRANANCEEQVHDQVLENTAFLESPGQVESRGVTDVPDGETGASLEQPGYWRDLDKEAPVPTNGQGSCTALDIKSQSEPSVGRQEKEKQEDWKNDLEEVSSQTCQESAPVPIPEVERMNRTDAGGPSGGHLGSTVEAGGVPAGEQVGTVPASPLKHGDDPVTQGGQCVFSTSAGQSLEKELTNREAAELREAPVHSTEAGGKNSAEKGGAAEVRDGEPGHAEPQPIPGAPAAKGSHQEATGSGRADAEGELLAAKEPEEEKSDQQAEASESPQKKNKNKKKKNKKKRSPAAAESLEGVKKELSYQDAEVGEIKEEEQVQFSDKKRIVEPQNEVTQNPEQKIVAGSGEHVDCPGNRETELNGKLQHEDGDVKTRAGGMSHGGTLNPEGGTVESSGASASDKALDEDDDAKAASSTQSSPLEPEKGEGDRSSPLEDSPSEDTDDASRAESAQRQDPSPHPGQVADKAQDSLGQESSELSAAAGETGDSSSEGGREAEGREKGKSKEDCTMS; this is encoded by the exons TCGCAGCCTGACGTGGAGTACGGGGGTCCCTACGCCTGG ACCAATGGTTATGATGGAGAATTATATGGATCGCAGTCCCTGAGTAGAAGATCTGGCAGG AATTCCAGCTCTGGCGGTGACGGCAGATTCTCCACTTTGTCATCATGCAGGGAGGAGAAGTTG GGACTCTCCTGTTCGGAACTTGGGCTTCCTGTTGGTGGCCTTGCTCACAAGCCCCTGTCTGCCCAGAATGGAAACCGG CCCTGCTATCTGTCCAGCGCTGCCCGGCCTGCGGGGAGGTATCCG GTGTCTCTGTTGGATGAGAGCAGCCTCAGTGGGGCTCGGCGGGGCGGTGCCTGCGGTTCCCGGGCT CCTTCAGAGTACAGTGGCCACCTCAACTCCGGCTCCCGCGCCTCTTCCAGGGCCAGCTCGGCGCGGGCCAGCCCTGTG GTTGAAGAGAGACCAGAGAAAGATTTTGCTGAGAAG GGGTCTCGCAACATGCCGGGCTTGTCTGCAGCCACGCTGGCCTCCCTGGGTGGAACGTCTTCCCGGAGAGGAAGCGGAGACACCTCCATCTCCATTGACACCGAGGCCTCCATCAGGGAGATCAAG GAACTCAATGAGTTAAAGGACCAGATTCAGGATGTAGAAGGCAAATACATGCAAGGACTGAAAGAGATGAAG GACTCACTAGCAGAAGTGGAAGAGAAATACAAGAAGGCTATGGTTTCCAACGCCCAGCTAGACAACGAGAAGACCAACTTCATGTATCAGGTTGACAACCTGAAGGACACGCTGCTGGAGCTCGAGGAGCAGCTGGCTGAGTCTCAGCGACAGTACgaagagaaaagcaaa GAGTTTGAGCGGGAAAAGCATGCCCACAGCGTACTGCAGTTCCAGTTTGCTGAAGTCAAGGAGGCgctgaggcagagggaagaaATGCTGGAG GAAATCCGACAACTACAGCAGAAGCAGGAGAGTTATATCAGGGAGATTTCTGATCTTCAGGAAACAATAGAGTGGAAAGACAAAAAGATAGGG GCCTTAGAGAGGCAGAAAGAGTTCTTTGATTCCATAAGAAGCGAACGAGATGATCTTAGAGAAGAAATAGTCAAGCTGAAAGAGGAATTGAAG AAACATGGAATCATCCTAAATTCAGAAATAGCCAACAATGGAGAGACTTCAGATACACTAAACAATGTTGGGTACCAAGGCTCCACCAAGATCACTAAAGAGGAGTTAAATGCCCTCAAGTCGGCCGGGGACGGGACACTGG GAAGAGCCACAGAAGTGAAggtgaaaaatgaaattgtggagAATATGGGGAAAAGAGCAATCTTGCAGAATACTGAGCAAGAACAGCACAAAGAGGACACAGTAAAGGATTATGTATCACATCCTGGTGAAAATGTGGAGGAGCAGAAAACCTCTGGAGACAGTGCCCCGTCCCCAGGACCCAGAGCAAATGCTAACTGTGAGGAGCAGGTTCACGACCAAGTTCTAGAGAATACTGCTTTCCTTGAAAGTCCAGGGCAGGTTGAGTCAAGAGGGGTCACAGATGTGCCAGATGGTGAAACTGGGGCTTCCCTAGAGCAGCCTGGCTATTGGAGGGATTTAGACAAGGAAGCCCCAGTACCCACGAATGGGCAGGGCAGTTGCACTGCCTTGGATATCAAAAGCCAAAGTGAGCCATCTGTAggaaggcaggaaaaagaaaagcaggaggattggaaaAACGACTTGGAAGAGGTTAGCTCACAGACATGCCAGGAATCTGCTCCTGTGCCAATACCCGAAGTTGAAAGAATGAATAGGACAGACGCTGGAGGGCCAAGTGGGGGTCACCTGGGGAGTACAGTAGAGGCAGGGGGGGTGCCAGCTGGGGAGCAAGTGGGCACAGTGCCTGCAAGTCCTCTGAAGCATGGTGACGACCCAGTGACTCAAGGTGGACAGTGTGTGTTTAGCACCAGTGCAGGGCAGAGCTTAGAGAAGGAGCTCACCAACCGGGAGGCAGCTGAGCTGAGAGAGGCCCCAGTTCATAGCACAGAAGCCGGTGGGAAGAACAGTGCAGAAAAGGGTGGGGCTGCGGAGGTGAGGGATGGGGAGCCAGGCCACGCAGAACCCCAGCCCATCCCTGGTGCTCCAGCAGCCAAGGGCAGCCATCAGGAAGCAACAGGCTCAGGTAGGGCCGATGCTGAAGGTGAACTGCTTGCTGCCAAGGAACCAGAGGAAGAGAAGAGTGACCAGCAGGCGGAGGCCTCAGAGTCACCCCAGAAGAAGAataagaacaagaagaagaaaaacaagaagaaaagatcaCCGGCAGCTGCAGAATCCCTTGAGGGTGTTAAGAAAGAACTGAGCTATCAGGACGCAGAGGTGGGCGAGATTAAGGAAGAAGAGCAGGTGCAGTTTTCTGACAAGAAACGAATAGTGGAACCACAAAATGAGGTGACCCAAAATCCAGAGCAGAAAATTGTGGCAGGAAGCGGGGAGCATGTTGATTGTCCGGGGAATCGTGAAACGGAGTTGAATGGAAAGCTTCAGCACGAGGACGGTGACGTGAAGACCAGGGCAGGGGGAATGTCTCATGGAGGCACGTTGAACCCTGAAGGTGGGACAGTTGAGTCGTCAGGTGCTAGTGCTAGTGATAAAGCAttagatgaagatgatgatgccAAAGCAGCCAGCAGCACCCAGAGCAGTCCTCTAGAAccagagaagggagaaggggaccgCAGCTCCCCGCTGGAAGACAGCCCCTCAGAGGACACTGATGATGCCTCTCGGGCAGAGAGTGCCCAGAGGCAGGATCCGTCCCCACACCCAGGTCAGGTGGCTGACAAGGCCCAGGACAGCCTGGGTCAAGAAAGCAGTGAGTTGTCAGCAGCAGCAGGGGAGACGGGGGACTCCAGTTCAGAGGGTGGAAGAGaagcagaaggaagggagaagggcaaGAGCAAAGAAGACTGCACCATGTCCTAG
- the Lrrfip1 gene encoding leucine-rich repeat flightless-interacting protein 1 isoform X5, with translation MASPAGSQNKEIDCLSPEAQRLAEARLAAKRAARAEAREIRMKELERQQKEIYQVQKKYYGLDTKWGDIERWMEDSERQSRRSRRSTSASDEDERMSVGSRGSLRTNGYDGELYGSQSLSRRSGRNSSSGGDGRFSTLSSCREEKLGLSCSELGLPVGGLAHKPLSAQNGNRPCYLSSAARPAGRYPVSLLDESSLSGARRGGACGSRAPSEYSGHLNSGSRASSRASSARASPVVEERPEKDFAEKGSRNMPGLSAATLASLGGTSSRRGSGDTSISIDTEASIREIKELNELKDQIQDVEGKYMQGLKEMKDSLAEVEEKYKKAMVSNAQLDNEKTNFMYQVDNLKDTLLELEEQLAESQRQYEEKSKEFEREKHAHSVLQFQFAEVKEALRQREEMLEEIRQLQQKQESYIREISDLQETIEWKDKKIGALERQKEFFDSIRSERDDLREEIVKLKEELKKHGIILNSEIANNGETSDTLNNVGYQGSTKITKEELNALKSAGDGTLGRATEVKVKNEIVENMGKRAILQNTEQEQHKEDTVKDYVSHPGENVEEQKTSGDSAPSPGPRANANCEEQVHDQVLENTAFLESPGQVESRGVTDVPDGETGASLEQPGYWRDLDKEAPVPTNGQGSCTALDIKSQSEPSVGRQEKEKQEDWKNDLEEVSSQTCQESAPVPIPEVERMNRTDAGGPSGGHLGSTVEAGGVPAGEQVGTVPASPLKHGDDPVTQGGQCVFSTSAGQSLEKELTNREAAELREAPVHSTEAGGKNSAEKGGAAEVRDGEPGHAEPQPIPGAPAAKGSHQEATGSGRADAEGELLAAKEPEEEKSDQQAEASESPQKKNKNKKKKNKKKRSPAAAESLEGVKKELSYQDAEVGEIKEEEQVQFSDKKRIVEPQNEVTQNPEQKIVAGSGEHVDCPGNRETELNGKLQHEDGDVKTRAGGMSHGGTLNPEGGTVESSGASASDKALDEDDDAKAASSTQSSPLEPEKGEGDRSSPLEDSPSEDTDDASRAESAQRQDPSPHPGQVADKAQDSLGQESSELSAAAGETGDSSSEGGREAEGREKGKSKEDCTMS, from the exons ACCAATGGTTATGATGGAGAATTATATGGATCGCAGTCCCTGAGTAGAAGATCTGGCAGG AATTCCAGCTCTGGCGGTGACGGCAGATTCTCCACTTTGTCATCATGCAGGGAGGAGAAGTTG GGACTCTCCTGTTCGGAACTTGGGCTTCCTGTTGGTGGCCTTGCTCACAAGCCCCTGTCTGCCCAGAATGGAAACCGG CCCTGCTATCTGTCCAGCGCTGCCCGGCCTGCGGGGAGGTATCCG GTGTCTCTGTTGGATGAGAGCAGCCTCAGTGGGGCTCGGCGGGGCGGTGCCTGCGGTTCCCGGGCT CCTTCAGAGTACAGTGGCCACCTCAACTCCGGCTCCCGCGCCTCTTCCAGGGCCAGCTCGGCGCGGGCCAGCCCTGTG GTTGAAGAGAGACCAGAGAAAGATTTTGCTGAGAAG GGGTCTCGCAACATGCCGGGCTTGTCTGCAGCCACGCTGGCCTCCCTGGGTGGAACGTCTTCCCGGAGAGGAAGCGGAGACACCTCCATCTCCATTGACACCGAGGCCTCCATCAGGGAGATCAAG GAACTCAATGAGTTAAAGGACCAGATTCAGGATGTAGAAGGCAAATACATGCAAGGACTGAAAGAGATGAAG GACTCACTAGCAGAAGTGGAAGAGAAATACAAGAAGGCTATGGTTTCCAACGCCCAGCTAGACAACGAGAAGACCAACTTCATGTATCAGGTTGACAACCTGAAGGACACGCTGCTGGAGCTCGAGGAGCAGCTGGCTGAGTCTCAGCGACAGTACgaagagaaaagcaaa GAGTTTGAGCGGGAAAAGCATGCCCACAGCGTACTGCAGTTCCAGTTTGCTGAAGTCAAGGAGGCgctgaggcagagggaagaaATGCTGGAG GAAATCCGACAACTACAGCAGAAGCAGGAGAGTTATATCAGGGAGATTTCTGATCTTCAGGAAACAATAGAGTGGAAAGACAAAAAGATAGGG GCCTTAGAGAGGCAGAAAGAGTTCTTTGATTCCATAAGAAGCGAACGAGATGATCTTAGAGAAGAAATAGTCAAGCTGAAAGAGGAATTGAAG AAACATGGAATCATCCTAAATTCAGAAATAGCCAACAATGGAGAGACTTCAGATACACTAAACAATGTTGGGTACCAAGGCTCCACCAAGATCACTAAAGAGGAGTTAAATGCCCTCAAGTCGGCCGGGGACGGGACACTGG GAAGAGCCACAGAAGTGAAggtgaaaaatgaaattgtggagAATATGGGGAAAAGAGCAATCTTGCAGAATACTGAGCAAGAACAGCACAAAGAGGACACAGTAAAGGATTATGTATCACATCCTGGTGAAAATGTGGAGGAGCAGAAAACCTCTGGAGACAGTGCCCCGTCCCCAGGACCCAGAGCAAATGCTAACTGTGAGGAGCAGGTTCACGACCAAGTTCTAGAGAATACTGCTTTCCTTGAAAGTCCAGGGCAGGTTGAGTCAAGAGGGGTCACAGATGTGCCAGATGGTGAAACTGGGGCTTCCCTAGAGCAGCCTGGCTATTGGAGGGATTTAGACAAGGAAGCCCCAGTACCCACGAATGGGCAGGGCAGTTGCACTGCCTTGGATATCAAAAGCCAAAGTGAGCCATCTGTAggaaggcaggaaaaagaaaagcaggaggattggaaaAACGACTTGGAAGAGGTTAGCTCACAGACATGCCAGGAATCTGCTCCTGTGCCAATACCCGAAGTTGAAAGAATGAATAGGACAGACGCTGGAGGGCCAAGTGGGGGTCACCTGGGGAGTACAGTAGAGGCAGGGGGGGTGCCAGCTGGGGAGCAAGTGGGCACAGTGCCTGCAAGTCCTCTGAAGCATGGTGACGACCCAGTGACTCAAGGTGGACAGTGTGTGTTTAGCACCAGTGCAGGGCAGAGCTTAGAGAAGGAGCTCACCAACCGGGAGGCAGCTGAGCTGAGAGAGGCCCCAGTTCATAGCACAGAAGCCGGTGGGAAGAACAGTGCAGAAAAGGGTGGGGCTGCGGAGGTGAGGGATGGGGAGCCAGGCCACGCAGAACCCCAGCCCATCCCTGGTGCTCCAGCAGCCAAGGGCAGCCATCAGGAAGCAACAGGCTCAGGTAGGGCCGATGCTGAAGGTGAACTGCTTGCTGCCAAGGAACCAGAGGAAGAGAAGAGTGACCAGCAGGCGGAGGCCTCAGAGTCACCCCAGAAGAAGAataagaacaagaagaagaaaaacaagaagaaaagatcaCCGGCAGCTGCAGAATCCCTTGAGGGTGTTAAGAAAGAACTGAGCTATCAGGACGCAGAGGTGGGCGAGATTAAGGAAGAAGAGCAGGTGCAGTTTTCTGACAAGAAACGAATAGTGGAACCACAAAATGAGGTGACCCAAAATCCAGAGCAGAAAATTGTGGCAGGAAGCGGGGAGCATGTTGATTGTCCGGGGAATCGTGAAACGGAGTTGAATGGAAAGCTTCAGCACGAGGACGGTGACGTGAAGACCAGGGCAGGGGGAATGTCTCATGGAGGCACGTTGAACCCTGAAGGTGGGACAGTTGAGTCGTCAGGTGCTAGTGCTAGTGATAAAGCAttagatgaagatgatgatgccAAAGCAGCCAGCAGCACCCAGAGCAGTCCTCTAGAAccagagaagggagaaggggaccgCAGCTCCCCGCTGGAAGACAGCCCCTCAGAGGACACTGATGATGCCTCTCGGGCAGAGAGTGCCCAGAGGCAGGATCCGTCCCCACACCCAGGTCAGGTGGCTGACAAGGCCCAGGACAGCCTGGGTCAAGAAAGCAGTGAGTTGTCAGCAGCAGCAGGGGAGACGGGGGACTCCAGTTCAGAGGGTGGAAGAGaagcagaaggaagggagaagggcaaGAGCAAAGAAGACTGCACCATGTCCTAG
- the Lrrfip1 gene encoding leucine-rich repeat flightless-interacting protein 1 isoform X14 — MQGGEVGWFPFKSLTPFLQRLQGLSCSELGLPVGGLAHKPLSAQNGNRPCYLSSAARPAGRYPVSLLDESSLSGARRGGACGSRAPSEYSGHLNSGSRASSRASSARASPVVEERPEKDFAEKGSRNMPGLSAATLASLGGTSSRRGSGDTSISIDTEASIREIKELNELKDQIQDVEGKYMQGLKEMKDSLAEVEEKYKKAMVSNAQLDNEKTNFMYQVDNLKDTLLELEEQLAESQRQYEEKSKEFEREKHAHSVLQFQFAEVKEALRQREEMLEEIRQLQQKQESYIREISDLQETIEWKDKKIGALERQKEFFDSIRSERDDLREEIVKLKEELKKHGIILNSEIANNGETSDTLNNVGYQGSTKITKEELNALKSAGDGTLGRATEVKVKNEIVENMGKRAILQNTEQEQHKEDTVKDYVSHPGENVEEQKTSGDSAPSPGPRANANCEEQVHDQVLENTAFLESPGQVESRGVTDVPDGETGASLEQPGYWRDLDKEAPVPTNGQGSCTALDIKSQSEPSVGRQEKEKQEDWKNDLEEVSSQTCQESAPVPIPEVERMNRTDAGGPSGGHLGSTVEAGGVPAGEQVGTVPASPLKHGDDPVTQGGQCVFSTSAGQSLEKELTNREAAELREAPVHSTEAGGKNSAEKGGAAEVRDGEPGHAEPQPIPGAPAAKGSHQEATGSGRADAEGELLAAKEPEEEKSDQQAEASESPQKKNKNKKKKNKKKRSPAAAESLEGVKKELSYQDAEVGEIKEEEQVQFSDKKRIVEPQNEVTQNPEQKIVAGSGEHVDCPGNRETELNGKLQHEDGDVKTRAGGMSHGGTLNPEGGTVESSGASASDKALDEDDDAKAASSTQSSPLEPEKGEGDRSSPLEDSPSEDTDDASRAESAQRQDPSPHPGQVADKAQDSLGQESSELSAAAGETGDSSSEGGREAEGREKGKSKEDCTMS; from the exons ATGCAGGGAGGAGAAGTTGGTTGGTTTCCATTCAAATCTCTCACACCCTTTCTTCAGAGACTGCAG GGACTCTCCTGTTCGGAACTTGGGCTTCCTGTTGGTGGCCTTGCTCACAAGCCCCTGTCTGCCCAGAATGGAAACCGG CCCTGCTATCTGTCCAGCGCTGCCCGGCCTGCGGGGAGGTATCCG GTGTCTCTGTTGGATGAGAGCAGCCTCAGTGGGGCTCGGCGGGGCGGTGCCTGCGGTTCCCGGGCT CCTTCAGAGTACAGTGGCCACCTCAACTCCGGCTCCCGCGCCTCTTCCAGGGCCAGCTCGGCGCGGGCCAGCCCTGTG GTTGAAGAGAGACCAGAGAAAGATTTTGCTGAGAAG GGGTCTCGCAACATGCCGGGCTTGTCTGCAGCCACGCTGGCCTCCCTGGGTGGAACGTCTTCCCGGAGAGGAAGCGGAGACACCTCCATCTCCATTGACACCGAGGCCTCCATCAGGGAGATCAAG GAACTCAATGAGTTAAAGGACCAGATTCAGGATGTAGAAGGCAAATACATGCAAGGACTGAAAGAGATGAAG GACTCACTAGCAGAAGTGGAAGAGAAATACAAGAAGGCTATGGTTTCCAACGCCCAGCTAGACAACGAGAAGACCAACTTCATGTATCAGGTTGACAACCTGAAGGACACGCTGCTGGAGCTCGAGGAGCAGCTGGCTGAGTCTCAGCGACAGTACgaagagaaaagcaaa GAGTTTGAGCGGGAAAAGCATGCCCACAGCGTACTGCAGTTCCAGTTTGCTGAAGTCAAGGAGGCgctgaggcagagggaagaaATGCTGGAG GAAATCCGACAACTACAGCAGAAGCAGGAGAGTTATATCAGGGAGATTTCTGATCTTCAGGAAACAATAGAGTGGAAAGACAAAAAGATAGGG GCCTTAGAGAGGCAGAAAGAGTTCTTTGATTCCATAAGAAGCGAACGAGATGATCTTAGAGAAGAAATAGTCAAGCTGAAAGAGGAATTGAAG AAACATGGAATCATCCTAAATTCAGAAATAGCCAACAATGGAGAGACTTCAGATACACTAAACAATGTTGGGTACCAAGGCTCCACCAAGATCACTAAAGAGGAGTTAAATGCCCTCAAGTCGGCCGGGGACGGGACACTGG GAAGAGCCACAGAAGTGAAggtgaaaaatgaaattgtggagAATATGGGGAAAAGAGCAATCTTGCAGAATACTGAGCAAGAACAGCACAAAGAGGACACAGTAAAGGATTATGTATCACATCCTGGTGAAAATGTGGAGGAGCAGAAAACCTCTGGAGACAGTGCCCCGTCCCCAGGACCCAGAGCAAATGCTAACTGTGAGGAGCAGGTTCACGACCAAGTTCTAGAGAATACTGCTTTCCTTGAAAGTCCAGGGCAGGTTGAGTCAAGAGGGGTCACAGATGTGCCAGATGGTGAAACTGGGGCTTCCCTAGAGCAGCCTGGCTATTGGAGGGATTTAGACAAGGAAGCCCCAGTACCCACGAATGGGCAGGGCAGTTGCACTGCCTTGGATATCAAAAGCCAAAGTGAGCCATCTGTAggaaggcaggaaaaagaaaagcaggaggattggaaaAACGACTTGGAAGAGGTTAGCTCACAGACATGCCAGGAATCTGCTCCTGTGCCAATACCCGAAGTTGAAAGAATGAATAGGACAGACGCTGGAGGGCCAAGTGGGGGTCACCTGGGGAGTACAGTAGAGGCAGGGGGGGTGCCAGCTGGGGAGCAAGTGGGCACAGTGCCTGCAAGTCCTCTGAAGCATGGTGACGACCCAGTGACTCAAGGTGGACAGTGTGTGTTTAGCACCAGTGCAGGGCAGAGCTTAGAGAAGGAGCTCACCAACCGGGAGGCAGCTGAGCTGAGAGAGGCCCCAGTTCATAGCACAGAAGCCGGTGGGAAGAACAGTGCAGAAAAGGGTGGGGCTGCGGAGGTGAGGGATGGGGAGCCAGGCCACGCAGAACCCCAGCCCATCCCTGGTGCTCCAGCAGCCAAGGGCAGCCATCAGGAAGCAACAGGCTCAGGTAGGGCCGATGCTGAAGGTGAACTGCTTGCTGCCAAGGAACCAGAGGAAGAGAAGAGTGACCAGCAGGCGGAGGCCTCAGAGTCACCCCAGAAGAAGAataagaacaagaagaagaaaaacaagaagaaaagatcaCCGGCAGCTGCAGAATCCCTTGAGGGTGTTAAGAAAGAACTGAGCTATCAGGACGCAGAGGTGGGCGAGATTAAGGAAGAAGAGCAGGTGCAGTTTTCTGACAAGAAACGAATAGTGGAACCACAAAATGAGGTGACCCAAAATCCAGAGCAGAAAATTGTGGCAGGAAGCGGGGAGCATGTTGATTGTCCGGGGAATCGTGAAACGGAGTTGAATGGAAAGCTTCAGCACGAGGACGGTGACGTGAAGACCAGGGCAGGGGGAATGTCTCATGGAGGCACGTTGAACCCTGAAGGTGGGACAGTTGAGTCGTCAGGTGCTAGTGCTAGTGATAAAGCAttagatgaagatgatgatgccAAAGCAGCCAGCAGCACCCAGAGCAGTCCTCTAGAAccagagaagggagaaggggaccgCAGCTCCCCGCTGGAAGACAGCCCCTCAGAGGACACTGATGATGCCTCTCGGGCAGAGAGTGCCCAGAGGCAGGATCCGTCCCCACACCCAGGTCAGGTGGCTGACAAGGCCCAGGACAGCCTGGGTCAAGAAAGCAGTGAGTTGTCAGCAGCAGCAGGGGAGACGGGGGACTCCAGTTCAGAGGGTGGAAGAGaagcagaaggaagggagaagggcaaGAGCAAAGAAGACTGCACCATGTCCTAG